One genomic window of Niveibacterium sp. SC-1 includes the following:
- a CDS encoding cystathionine gamma-synthase family protein — translation MSTQPTGANWGFTTRCVHSDRLGDIEHGGIHKPLHLSVQYGYESASELVKVFQGEAAGFNYARQGTPTVAALEANVTAMEDGRASLCFATGMAAITAIFTTLLKAGDHLVCSRFIFGNTNSLLGTLQGLGIAVTFADATEAANVEAAITPATRMVFVETIANPRTQVADLEGIGALCKQRGLLYVVDNTVSSPWAFRPKSVGASLVVNSLTKSIGGHGNALGGAITDTGLFDWSNYPGIFPAYRKGNPAGWGLAQLKKKGLRDQGASLSSEAAHHLSVGSETLALRMAASSASAQALAEFLAAHPKVRKVYYPGLPDHAQHARAKKLFRAQSWLMAFELVDEDDCVAFIDRLSLPIVATGLGDTRSLILPVAHTIFWEMGPERRAEMGIADSLIRLSIGLEDSRDLIEDFGRALEAGA, via the coding sequence ATGAGCACCCAACCCACAGGCGCCAACTGGGGCTTCACCACCCGTTGCGTGCATTCCGATCGCCTCGGCGACATCGAGCATGGCGGCATCCACAAACCGCTGCACCTCTCCGTGCAGTACGGCTATGAGAGCGCCAGCGAACTGGTCAAGGTCTTCCAGGGCGAGGCCGCCGGCTTCAACTATGCGCGCCAGGGCACGCCCACGGTGGCCGCGCTGGAAGCCAACGTCACGGCAATGGAAGACGGCCGCGCGAGCCTTTGCTTTGCCACCGGCATGGCGGCGATCACCGCGATCTTCACCACGCTGCTCAAGGCGGGTGACCACCTGGTCTGCAGCCGCTTCATCTTCGGCAATACCAACAGCCTGCTCGGCACGCTGCAGGGCCTGGGCATCGCGGTGACTTTTGCCGACGCGACCGAGGCCGCCAACGTCGAGGCCGCGATCACGCCCGCCACCCGCATGGTCTTCGTCGAAACCATCGCCAATCCGCGCACCCAGGTGGCCGACCTCGAGGGCATCGGTGCGCTCTGCAAGCAGCGGGGTCTTCTCTACGTGGTCGACAACACCGTGAGCTCGCCCTGGGCCTTCCGCCCCAAGTCGGTGGGCGCCTCGCTGGTGGTGAATTCGCTGACCAAGTCGATCGGTGGCCACGGCAACGCACTGGGCGGAGCAATCACCGATACCGGGCTCTTCGACTGGTCGAACTACCCGGGCATCTTCCCGGCCTATCGCAAGGGCAATCCTGCGGGCTGGGGGCTCGCGCAGCTCAAGAAGAAGGGCCTGCGCGACCAGGGCGCTTCGCTCTCCTCGGAAGCGGCGCATCACCTGTCCGTTGGATCGGAAACCCTCGCCCTGCGCATGGCCGCCAGCAGCGCCAGCGCGCAGGCCTTGGCCGAGTTCCTCGCCGCGCATCCGAAGGTGCGCAAGGTGTACTACCCGGGCCTGCCCGATCACGCCCAGCATGCGCGCGCCAAGAAGCTCTTCCGCGCGCAGAGCTGGCTGATGGCTTTCGAACTGGTGGACGAGGACGACTGCGTCGCCTTCATCGATCGCCTCAGCCTGCCCATCGTCGCCACCGGCCTGGGCGACACGCGCAGCCTGATCCTCCCGGTTGCCCACACCATCTTCTGGGAGATGGGCCCCGAGCGGCGCGCCGAGATGGGCATCGCCGACTCGCTGATCCGGCTCTCGATCGGCCTCGAAGACAGCCGCGACCTGATCGAGGACTTCGGCCGCGCGCTGGAGGCCGGCGCGTGA
- a CDS encoding MFS transporter — translation MTTEHNPLLLLRTRRFLPLFLTQFLGAFNDNVLKQGLMLLVTFQGGAFLGLPPAITVTVANGLFVLPMFLFSASAGQVADAFDKAVLTRWIKTVEIGIAGVAFWGFWVHSVPVLLAALFLMGLHSTFFGPIKYSILPQHLKPEEVVGGNAWVESATFVAILLGSIVGGVLISLPAGAQWTGGACVLFAVLGWIAARPIPTAPPLARVKMNWNPFSEIARNLKIASGNRAVFLAMIGISWFWFYGLLLQSQLPAYVSTVLGGEEALSTFLSAIFIVGIALGSLAAERASGGKVELGLVPMGSLGLTLFGIDLFLASPAHPAHGIGIAAFLAQPGSWRIIADFALLGAFGGLYTIPLYVMIQTRCPGEYRSRIVAANNVLNAAFMVASALLTIVGLGKGLSIPQLFLIGALMNLAVALFIYKQVPEFLQRLVVWLLVHTVYRVRGEGHAHIPAEGPALLICNHVSYMDPLIIMAESRRPVRFVMDHRIFAKPFMRFVFKEARAIPIAPAKEDPAMLDRAYDEVALALSRGELVAIFPEGRITDTGELYPFRGGVNKIVERTPVPVIPLAISGLWGSFFSRKDGPAMTRPLRRGLFNRIDLAVGPAVAPQAATPELLQAEVARLRTRP, via the coding sequence ATGACCACCGAGCACAATCCGCTGCTCCTCTTGCGTACCCGCCGTTTCCTGCCGCTTTTCCTGACCCAGTTCCTGGGGGCCTTCAACGACAACGTGCTCAAGCAGGGCCTGATGCTGCTGGTGACCTTCCAGGGTGGCGCGTTCCTCGGGCTGCCGCCTGCGATCACGGTGACGGTCGCGAACGGTCTGTTCGTCCTGCCGATGTTCCTCTTTTCGGCCTCGGCTGGACAGGTGGCGGATGCCTTCGACAAGGCGGTGCTCACCCGCTGGATCAAGACCGTAGAGATCGGGATCGCCGGCGTCGCCTTCTGGGGCTTCTGGGTCCATTCGGTGCCGGTGCTGCTCGCGGCCCTGTTCCTCATGGGCCTGCACTCGACCTTTTTCGGTCCGATCAAGTATTCGATCTTGCCGCAGCATCTCAAGCCGGAAGAAGTGGTCGGTGGCAACGCCTGGGTGGAGAGCGCGACCTTCGTCGCGATCCTGTTGGGCTCCATCGTCGGGGGCGTGCTGATCTCGCTCCCGGCCGGCGCCCAATGGACGGGCGGCGCCTGCGTGCTGTTCGCCGTGCTCGGCTGGATCGCGGCGCGCCCCATCCCGACCGCGCCGCCGCTGGCCCGCGTGAAGATGAACTGGAACCCCTTCTCGGAGATTGCCCGCAACCTGAAGATCGCGAGCGGCAATCGCGCCGTGTTCCTCGCGATGATCGGGATCTCCTGGTTCTGGTTTTATGGCCTGCTGTTGCAGTCCCAACTGCCGGCCTACGTCAGTACCGTGCTGGGTGGCGAAGAGGCACTGTCGACCTTCCTGTCGGCGATCTTCATCGTCGGGATCGCGCTCGGCTCGCTCGCGGCCGAACGCGCCTCGGGCGGGAAGGTGGAGCTGGGCCTGGTTCCGATGGGCTCGCTGGGCCTGACCCTGTTTGGCATCGACCTGTTCCTGGCCAGCCCGGCCCATCCGGCGCACGGCATTGGCATCGCGGCCTTCCTGGCCCAGCCCGGCAGCTGGCGCATCATCGCGGACTTCGCCCTGCTAGGTGCCTTCGGCGGGCTCTACACGATCCCGCTGTACGTAATGATCCAGACGCGCTGCCCGGGCGAGTACCGCTCGCGGATCGTCGCCGCCAACAACGTGCTGAACGCGGCTTTCATGGTCGCCTCGGCCCTGCTGACGATCGTCGGGCTGGGCAAGGGCCTGAGCATTCCGCAGCTTTTCCTGATCGGCGCCCTGATGAACCTCGCCGTGGCGCTCTTCATCTACAAGCAGGTACCGGAATTCCTGCAACGCCTGGTGGTGTGGTTGCTCGTGCACACCGTCTATCGGGTGCGCGGCGAAGGCCATGCGCATATCCCCGCCGAGGGCCCGGCGTTGCTGATCTGCAACCATGTGAGCTACATGGATCCGTTGATCATCATGGCCGAGAGCCGCCGCCCGGTGCGATTCGTGATGGATCACCGGATCTTCGCGAAGCCGTTCATGCGCTTCGTCTTCAAGGAGGCGCGCGCGATCCCGATCGCCCCGGCCAAGGAAGATCCTGCGATGCTTGACCGCGCCTACGATGAGGTCGCGCTCGCGTTATCCCGGGGCGAACTGGTGGCGATCTTCCCGGAAGGTCGCATCACCGACACCGGCGAGCTCTATCCTTTCCGGGGCGGCGTGAACAAGATCGTCGAACGCACGCCGGTACCGGTGATCCCGCTGGCGATTTCCGGCCTCTGGGGCAGCTTCTTCTCCCGCAAGGACGGGCCCGCGATGACGCGGCCGCTGCGCCGCGGACTCTTCAACCGGATCGATCTGGCCGTCGGCCCGGCCGTCGCGCCCCAGGCGGCCACGCCCGAGCTGCTGCAGGCCGAGGTCGCGCGGCTGCGCACGCGCCCCTGA
- a CDS encoding ATP synthase subunit I, with protein MIKVVLLQCIVAAVGLILGGMVAGTRGVTSAALGSAAVILPSLIFALRLSAVKKRPGASYATAFFVGELVKLALCIGLLAAVRLVYPEVHWGAVLIGLIVTLQANFLAFLVRT; from the coding sequence GTGATCAAAGTAGTGCTCCTGCAATGTATCGTCGCGGCTGTCGGGCTCATCCTGGGCGGGATGGTGGCTGGCACGCGGGGCGTAACCTCGGCGGCGTTGGGAAGCGCCGCAGTGATTCTTCCCAGCTTGATATTTGCCCTAAGGCTGTCCGCGGTGAAGAAGCGCCCTGGCGCTTCCTACGCGACGGCTTTTTTTGTTGGCGAACTGGTCAAGTTAGCGTTGTGCATCGGATTACTGGCGGCCGTGAGGCTGGTCTATCCCGAGGTCCATTGGGGCGCGGTATTGATCGGGCTGATCGTGACGCTTCAAGCGAATTTTCTTGCTTTCTTGGTTAGAACCTAA
- the atpB gene encoding F0F1 ATP synthase subunit A, with protein MATGHEANAPTAGEYIVHHLTHFNSSGEAQKNIVDWSVINVDTLFFSIALGLITVFLLWRAASKATSGVPGRFQAAVEVLVEMVSDQAKGIIHSAESRKFVAPLALTVFVWVFLMNSMDFLPLDLLPRIWQGVTGNEHAFLRVVPTADLNATLGMSTGVLLICVYYNIKIKGLGGWIHELFAAPFGDKWFLYPINFLMQLIEFAAKTISHGMRLFGNMYAGELLFMLIALMGAAWGTSSGVTGPLLFLGHVVAGSAWAIFHILIVALQAFIFMMLTLVYVGQAHEGH; from the coding sequence ATGGCAACCGGACACGAAGCTAACGCTCCCACCGCGGGCGAGTACATCGTCCACCACCTGACGCACTTCAACTCGAGCGGCGAAGCCCAGAAGAACATCGTTGACTGGAGCGTCATCAACGTCGACACCCTTTTCTTCTCGATCGCGCTCGGTCTCATTACGGTCTTCCTGCTGTGGCGGGCGGCCTCCAAGGCGACTTCCGGCGTGCCCGGGCGCTTCCAGGCTGCGGTCGAAGTCCTTGTCGAGATGGTCAGCGACCAGGCCAAGGGCATCATCCACAGCGCAGAGTCGCGCAAGTTCGTCGCGCCGCTCGCGCTTACCGTGTTCGTCTGGGTCTTCCTGATGAACTCGATGGACTTCCTGCCGCTCGACCTGCTGCCCCGCATCTGGCAGGGCGTGACCGGCAACGAGCACGCCTTCCTGCGCGTGGTGCCGACCGCCGACCTCAATGCCACCCTGGGTATGTCCACCGGTGTGCTGCTGATCTGTGTTTACTACAACATCAAGATCAAGGGCCTGGGCGGCTGGATCCATGAGTTGTTCGCCGCTCCGTTCGGCGACAAGTGGTTCCTCTACCCGATCAACTTCCTGATGCAGTTGATCGAGTTCGCCGCGAAGACGATTTCGCACGGCATGCGGCTGTTCGGCAACATGTACGCAGGCGAACTGCTCTTCATGCTGATCGCGCTCATGGGCGCCGCCTGGGGCACGTCCAGCGGCGTGACCGGTCCGCTGCTCTTCCTCGGTCACGTCGTGGCCGGGTCCGCGTGGGCGATCTTCCACATCCTGATCGTCGCGCTGCAGGCCTTCATTTTCATGATGCTGACCTTGGTCTACGTGGGTCAGGCTCACGAAGGCCACTAA